Proteins encoded together in one Marispirochaeta sp. window:
- a CDS encoding HDOD domain-containing protein produces the protein METIRVGDLKNGMVLAEDVHDMYGRRLLTAGSVINEKNLDILKTWGISDVAVTIESKIAVGTQGQEEAEPVPEESLELFSTVDRNDPLMREIWRQSLSIRSKRSYDRFLRNTKEAAPPQRNSLPSSPAAIVEMGEYSTLPEIYNYILTVIYDERSSAIDISDAITKDPSFTSRLLKLANSSFYALKNSVDTVSKAVSIIGTRQLGTLALGISISRSFFITGENDASLTEFWRHSIATAIAARTLAIFLKEKNTERYFIGGLLHDIGKLLLYTRLHDAVYYIDAICRSHSINQCTAERSILGFTHADVGRALCQKLNLPENLLAMITDHHSVAESLRPFEATVIHFADIIVNGIKKGSSGELFVPPLQDAAREYLVLKPAAIDAVVRQVETHSEEITEIMLHD, from the coding sequence ATGGAAACTATTCGTGTTGGTGACCTAAAAAACGGAATGGTCCTGGCAGAGGACGTTCACGATATGTATGGCCGGCGGTTGCTTACCGCCGGGAGTGTTATTAATGAGAAAAATCTGGATATTTTGAAAACCTGGGGAATCTCCGATGTCGCAGTAACTATTGAGTCAAAGATCGCTGTTGGAACACAAGGGCAGGAAGAGGCAGAGCCGGTTCCGGAAGAGAGCCTGGAACTTTTTTCCACAGTGGACCGGAACGACCCTCTTATGCGGGAGATCTGGCGGCAAAGCCTCAGCATCCGTTCAAAACGCTCCTACGACAGGTTCTTGCGAAACACCAAAGAGGCAGCCCCCCCTCAGCGAAACAGTCTGCCGTCAAGCCCCGCTGCAATAGTCGAAATGGGAGAGTATTCAACCCTGCCCGAAATCTATAATTATATCCTGACGGTGATTTATGATGAACGCAGCTCGGCCATCGATATCTCCGATGCGATAACCAAAGACCCGAGTTTTACCTCGCGCTTGTTAAAACTCGCGAACAGCTCGTTTTACGCCTTAAAAAACAGTGTCGATACCGTCAGCAAAGCGGTTTCAATAATCGGGACACGGCAGCTGGGTACCCTGGCGCTGGGAATCAGTATAAGCAGAAGTTTTTTCATAACCGGAGAAAACGACGCATCCCTGACAGAATTCTGGCGTCACAGCATTGCAACTGCTATCGCGGCCCGGACCCTGGCTATCTTCCTGAAAGAAAAAAACACCGAGCGGTATTTTATCGGAGGCCTCCTCCACGATATCGGAAAACTGCTTCTGTATACCCGGCTGCATGACGCGGTCTACTATATCGATGCAATCTGCCGCAGCCATTCGATCAATCAGTGTACCGCAGAGCGAAGTATTTTAGGGTTTACTCATGCCGATGTCGGCCGAGCCCTCTGCCAGAAACTTAATCTGCCGGAAAACCTGCTGGCCATGATTACCGATCATCACAGCGTAGCAGAGAGCCTGCGTCCTTTTGAAGCCACGGTAATCCATTTTGCCGATATTATTGTCAACGGAATAAAAAAAGGCTCCAGCGGAGAGCTGTTCGTACCACCGCTGCAGGATGCCGCCAGAGAATACCTCGTGCTGAAACCCGCCGCCATAGACGCGGTTGTCCGCCAGGTGGAAACCCATTCGGAAGAGATTACGGAGATCATGCTGCATGACTGA
- the cysK gene encoding cysteine synthase A, giving the protein MAIARNITELVGNTPLVALANFVPPEFRETEILAKLEAFNPCGSVKDRIALAMIEDAEQKGLVGPGSLIVEATSGNTGIGLAFVCAQRGYQLVLTMPESMSIERRNLLKLLGARLELTPPEKGMKGSIARAEELLGENDNAFMPRQFENPANPDVHRRTTAEEIWRDSEGRVDILVAGVGTGGTLTGAGGRLKELNPEIQVVAVEPQASPVISGGDPGPHRIQGIGAGFIPGVLDTEIIDQVVQVGNTEALETALELGRREGILAGISSGAAAHAARVVASRKENQGKRIVVILPDTGERYLSVWSSLDS; this is encoded by the coding sequence ATGGCGATTGCCCGAAATATAACCGAACTTGTTGGAAACACCCCGCTGGTAGCCCTTGCAAATTTTGTCCCCCCCGAATTCCGGGAGACCGAAATTCTGGCCAAACTGGAGGCTTTTAACCCCTGCGGCAGTGTCAAAGACCGCATAGCTTTGGCCATGATCGAAGACGCGGAACAGAAGGGGCTGGTGGGCCCGGGAAGTCTGATTGTCGAGGCTACATCCGGCAACACCGGTATCGGCCTGGCTTTTGTCTGCGCCCAGCGGGGTTACCAGCTGGTGCTGACCATGCCGGAAAGCATGTCGATAGAACGGCGTAATCTGCTCAAGCTCCTGGGAGCCAGGCTGGAACTGACCCCGCCGGAAAAAGGTATGAAAGGCTCTATTGCCCGGGCGGAGGAGCTCCTCGGAGAGAATGATAACGCCTTTATGCCCCGGCAGTTTGAGAACCCCGCCAACCCGGATGTCCACCGCCGCACTACCGCCGAAGAGATCTGGCGGGACTCGGAAGGCCGGGTCGACATCCTGGTAGCCGGTGTCGGGACCGGGGGGACCCTGACGGGAGCCGGGGGAAGGCTCAAGGAGCTGAATCCGGAAATCCAGGTAGTGGCGGTAGAGCCCCAGGCTTCGCCGGTTATCTCCGGGGGAGACCCCGGACCTCACCGAATCCAGGGGATCGGCGCCGGGTTTATTCCCGGGGTGCTGGATACGGAGATTATCGATCAGGTAGTGCAGGTCGGCAACACCGAAGCGCTTGAAACTGCCCTTGAACTTGGACGCCGGGAAGGAATCCTGGCGGGAATCTCCAGCGGGGCCGCGGCGCATGCGGCGCGGGTTGTTGCCTCCCGAAAGGAGAATCAGGGCAAGCGTATTGTAGTTATTCTCCCGGATACCGGAGAAAGATATCTTTCGGTCTGGTCATCTCTGGATAGCTGA
- a CDS encoding aldo/keto reductase, with amino-acid sequence MTKRKLGKTGFSVSEISLGTWQVGGKWGSTFNDATAEKIINTALDRGINFIDTADVYSDGQSEEAVGRVVKSRSERIYVATKCGRQIKPHVSKGYTPEALRSYVEDSLKRTGLDRLDLIQLHCPPTEVYHRPEIFGLFEDLKQEGKIAYLGVSVEKIEEAVKASEYDNVATVQIIFNMFRQRPAEDFLPLSRKRNLGIIVRVPLASGLLSGKFSADTRFDPQDHRNFNRDGSAFDKGETFSGVPYETGLQAVEELKELFSGSTALAAVALRWILMFPEVSTIIPGASRPEQVEANIGAADLSPIPEVQMEGVRKVYDKYIKALVHQNW; translated from the coding sequence ATGACCAAAAGAAAACTAGGAAAAACCGGTTTCAGCGTTTCGGAAATATCCCTGGGGACCTGGCAGGTCGGGGGAAAATGGGGCAGCACCTTTAACGATGCAACTGCCGAGAAAATTATCAATACCGCTCTCGACAGGGGTATTAACTTTATCGATACCGCCGATGTCTACTCCGACGGTCAAAGCGAAGAAGCCGTGGGCCGGGTTGTAAAGTCAAGAAGCGAACGAATCTATGTGGCAACAAAGTGCGGCAGGCAGATAAAGCCCCATGTGTCCAAAGGATATACCCCTGAGGCGCTGCGTTCCTATGTGGAAGACAGCCTGAAAAGAACCGGTCTGGACCGCCTGGACCTGATTCAGCTGCACTGCCCCCCCACTGAAGTTTACCATCGTCCCGAGATATTCGGCCTTTTTGAAGATCTTAAGCAGGAAGGCAAGATCGCGTATCTGGGCGTTTCCGTCGAAAAAATTGAAGAAGCGGTAAAGGCCTCGGAATATGATAATGTTGCCACAGTCCAGATCATCTTTAACATGTTCCGGCAGCGTCCGGCGGAAGATTTCCTCCCCCTGTCCAGGAAACGGAATCTTGGTATTATTGTACGGGTTCCCCTGGCCTCCGGCCTGTTAAGTGGGAAATTTTCTGCAGACACACGCTTCGACCCCCAGGACCACCGGAATTTTAACCGCGACGGCTCGGCCTTCGATAAGGGGGAGACCTTTTCCGGTGTCCCCTATGAAACCGGATTACAGGCCGTAGAGGAGCTTAAGGAGCTCTTTTCCGGCAGTACGGCTCTGGCAGCCGTCGCGCTGCGCTGGATACTCATGTTTCCGGAGGTTTCAACGATAATTCCCGGAGCTTCCCGCCCGGAGCAGGTTGAGGCCAATATTGGCGCCGCGGATCTGTCTCCGATTCCGGAAGTACAGATGGAAGGGGTACGAAAGGTGTATGACAAGTATATAAAAGCCCTGGTCCATCAGAACTGGTAG
- a CDS encoding phosphate/phosphite/phosphonate ABC transporter substrate-binding protein codes for MKKGLIVFLIVAASFAIFAGGSKEAPLGSEENPIVWSFVPSGEMERVSAGAQEVADLLNRETGYFFSTNVATEYVGVIEAMSSKPPKAHMASLATFAYIMAADRGVADAALVSVRYGSPTYNGQFITQQDSGIRSIEDFAGKTFARVDPLSTSGWIIPMIEMRAVGIDPERDLKSVVDAGSHDTVVSAVYNREADVGATYVDARTRLEKTYPDVMEKVVVIGVTTDIPNDGVQFSPAVPAEMRQKIVDALLKIVKTEEGKKALNTAYQWDDLAAHGDEFYDPFRQVLQAAGLKAQELMD; via the coding sequence ATGAAAAAAGGATTGATTGTGTTCCTGATCGTCGCAGCCTCATTTGCCATCTTTGCCGGCGGATCTAAAGAGGCGCCCCTCGGTTCCGAGGAGAACCCCATCGTCTGGTCCTTCGTACCTTCAGGAGAAATGGAACGGGTTTCCGCCGGAGCACAGGAGGTGGCGGACCTGTTGAACAGGGAAACAGGTTACTTTTTCAGCACCAATGTTGCCACCGAGTATGTGGGGGTAATCGAAGCCATGAGCAGCAAGCCGCCCAAGGCCCACATGGCCTCCCTGGCGACCTTTGCTTACATCATGGCAGCCGATCGCGGGGTTGCCGATGCCGCCCTGGTTTCCGTACGTTACGGCTCACCCACCTATAACGGTCAGTTCATAACCCAGCAGGACAGCGGCATACGCAGTATTGAGGATTTCGCGGGCAAGACCTTCGCCCGGGTCGACCCCCTCTCCACCAGCGGCTGGATAATCCCGATGATCGAGATGCGTGCCGTGGGTATTGATCCGGAGCGGGACCTGAAAAGCGTCGTAGATGCGGGAAGCCATGATACAGTCGTATCTGCGGTCTACAACCGCGAAGCCGACGTTGGGGCCACCTATGTCGACGCCCGGACCCGGCTGGAAAAGACGTATCCGGATGTTATGGAAAAGGTCGTTGTCATCGGGGTTACTACGGACATTCCCAACGACGGAGTCCAGTTCAGTCCTGCGGTTCCCGCTGAGATGCGCCAGAAGATCGTGGACGCCCTTCTTAAGATCGTAAAAACCGAAGAGGGCAAAAAGGCCCTGAATACTGCTTATCAGTGGGACGACCTGGCAGCCCATGGGGATGAGTTCTACGATCCCTTCCGGCAGGTACTGCAGGCTGCGGGATTGAAAGCCCAGGAACTGATGGATTAA
- a CDS encoding aminotransferase class I/II-fold pyridoxal phosphate-dependent enzyme yields the protein MSSDYRFETLALHAGQVPDSDQHSRGVPVYRTSAYTFTNTEHAANLFALKEPGNIYTRIMNPTQAVLEERVAALEGGAAALALASGTSAIFYSIINIASAGEEIVSSSNLYGGTFTMFHDILPQFGITVRFVDPEDLDALEKAINEKTRAVFFETIGNPGLIVADLEKIAAVAHEHSLPLIVDSTFTTPYLLRPIEHGADVVVHSLTKWLGGHGAGIGGVVVDSGRFDWTNPKFKLYNEPDPSYHGIRYAHDLGDLNPVAFILRMRLVPLRNLGAALSPDNAWIFLQGLETLPLRMERHSENAYKVAEFLEDHPRVEWVSYPGLPSNPAYERNVGYLKRGFGGMVVFGIKGGAASGSAFVENLKLFSHVANVGDAKSLVIHPASTTHSQLSAEDQIVAGVRPELIRLSIGLEHIDDIIADLKLALEQGEG from the coding sequence ATGTCGTCAGATTACCGTTTTGAAACATTAGCGCTCCACGCCGGACAGGTGCCGGACAGCGACCAGCACTCCCGGGGAGTCCCGGTTTACAGGACCAGTGCCTATACCTTTACCAATACCGAGCATGCGGCGAACCTGTTTGCCCTTAAAGAGCCTGGTAACATCTACACCCGTATCATGAACCCGACTCAGGCGGTTCTTGAGGAGCGGGTGGCAGCTTTGGAGGGAGGAGCCGCCGCCCTGGCTCTGGCTTCCGGGACCTCTGCAATCTTCTATTCGATTATCAACATAGCTTCCGCCGGGGAGGAGATTGTCTCCTCCAGCAACCTGTACGGCGGGACCTTCACCATGTTCCATGACATTCTGCCTCAGTTCGGCATTACTGTACGCTTTGTTGATCCCGAGGACCTGGATGCACTGGAAAAGGCCATCAATGAGAAAACCAGGGCGGTATTCTTTGAGACCATCGGAAACCCCGGACTGATTGTCGCGGACCTGGAAAAGATCGCCGCCGTGGCCCATGAACACTCCCTGCCTCTGATTGTGGATTCCACCTTTACCACCCCCTATCTGCTGCGGCCAATCGAACATGGTGCCGATGTGGTAGTCCATTCCCTGACCAAGTGGCTGGGAGGTCATGGAGCTGGAATCGGCGGGGTTGTGGTCGATTCCGGCCGCTTTGACTGGACGAATCCCAAGTTTAAACTCTATAACGAGCCGGACCCCTCGTATCACGGTATCCGTTACGCCCACGATCTGGGAGACTTGAATCCGGTGGCCTTTATACTGCGTATGAGACTGGTTCCCTTACGGAATCTGGGGGCAGCCCTGTCTCCGGATAACGCCTGGATCTTCCTTCAGGGGCTGGAGACTCTGCCCCTGCGCATGGAGCGGCACAGCGAGAATGCATATAAGGTAGCGGAGTTCCTGGAAGACCATCCCCGGGTGGAGTGGGTCAGCTACCCGGGACTGCCGTCGAATCCGGCCTATGAGCGGAATGTCGGTTACCTGAAGCGGGGTTTCGGCGGTATGGTTGTCTTCGGGATCAAGGGCGGAGCCGCATCCGGATCAGCCTTTGTTGAAAACCTGAAGCTCTTTTCCCATGTGGCCAATGTGGGGGACGCCAAGAGTCTGGTTATTCACCCGGCAAGCACAACCCATTCTCAGCTCTCTGCGGAGGACCAGATTGTCGCCGGAGTTCGGCCGGAACTGATCCGCCTTTCCATCGGGCTGGAACACATTGATGATATTATTGCGGACCTCAAGCTTGCGCTGGAGCAAGGGGAAGGCTGA
- a CDS encoding MarC family protein: MFIISNAITLVLVMDPFGNIPAFLALLSHMAPNRRRRVILRELIIALAILIIFLLFGGYILKGMHISEPALSIAGGIILFLIALKMIFPETVRGHGAVGDEDPLIVPLAVPLIAGPSTIVMVTLLATQYPERMMETLSALLIAWLSTVVILLLSDLLRTLMGTRILKAIERLMGMILTTVAVQMLLSGIAEYLSSLGMI; encoded by the coding sequence ATGTTCATTATATCCAACGCCATTACCCTTGTGCTGGTTATGGATCCCTTCGGCAACATCCCGGCCTTCCTGGCACTGCTTTCCCACATGGCCCCCAACAGGCGCCGCCGGGTCATTCTGCGGGAGCTGATCATCGCCCTGGCTATTCTCATCATCTTTCTTCTGTTCGGCGGGTATATCCTTAAGGGAATGCACATCTCCGAACCGGCCCTCTCCATAGCCGGAGGTATCATCCTGTTCTTAATAGCCCTTAAAATGATTTTTCCGGAAACCGTCCGGGGGCACGGTGCAGTCGGCGACGAGGATCCTTTAATTGTACCCCTTGCGGTACCTCTTATTGCAGGACCATCTACCATAGTTATGGTCACCCTGCTGGCTACCCAGTATCCCGAACGCATGATGGAGACATTGTCGGCCCTGCTGATCGCATGGCTGAGCACAGTAGTTATTCTGCTGTTGTCGGACCTGCTGAGGACCTTGATGGGCACCAGGATTCTTAAAGCTATCGAAAGACTTATGGGAATGATTCTAACAACCGTGGCAGTCCAGATGCTGTTAAGCGGCATCGCCGAATATCTGTCCAGTCTTGGAATGATATAA
- a CDS encoding Rrf2 family transcriptional regulator, which yields MKLSTRSRYGLRLMIALASSYGDGPRLLKEIADTEELSEKYLGQLVIPLKSAGFISAVRGAKGGYELDRDPQQISPLDIINVLEGDLFTREESTPASPGSLRAASDLWEQLRKAMTSVLSSMTLAELAENAGEKNSDSLMYSI from the coding sequence ATGAAACTGTCCACCAGAAGCCGATACGGACTGCGCTTGATGATTGCCCTGGCCTCGAGTTACGGCGATGGCCCCCGGCTGCTTAAGGAGATAGCGGATACTGAGGAGTTGTCGGAGAAGTATCTCGGTCAGCTTGTTATCCCGCTGAAGAGTGCCGGTTTTATCAGCGCCGTCCGGGGTGCAAAAGGCGGTTACGAACTGGACCGGGACCCGCAGCAGATCAGTCCGCTGGATATAATAAATGTGCTGGAGGGTGATCTGTTTACCAGGGAGGAATCAACCCCTGCCAGTCCCGGGAGCCTGCGGGCAGCCTCCGATTTGTGGGAGCAGCTGCGGAAGGCCATGACGAGTGTGCTTTCTTCCATGACCCTGGCGGAGCTGGCTGAAAACGCCGGAGAAAAGAACAGCGATTCCCTGATGTATTCGATCTGA
- a CDS encoding ATP-binding protein, whose product MLGHYLKIISFYLIYLSLVREGIRNPVQLFYSELQKTARDLRESNNTKNRIFSIIAHDLKNSFNSTIGITNLMLSNSQRHDMSSQENLELIAMINSSAKSTYELLENLLVTVDSNMIYTVLRNLLDNAIKYTWRGGTVTIRITANRSLARIEIEDSGIGMSSEEIKQGHL is encoded by the coding sequence ATGCTGGGCCATTACCTGAAGATCATCTCGTTTTACCTGATTTACCTTTCGCTGGTCCGGGAGGGTATCCGGAATCCGGTTCAGCTCTTCTATTCAGAACTGCAAAAGACAGCCCGGGACCTTCGGGAATCCAACAACACCAAAAACAGGATCTTTTCTATAATCGCCCATGATCTTAAGAACTCTTTCAATTCCACCATTGGAATAACGAACCTGATGTTATCAAACTCCCAGAGGCATGACATGAGCAGTCAGGAGAACCTCGAACTTATTGCCATGATAAACAGCTCCGCAAAATCCACCTATGAGCTGCTGGAAAACCTGCTGGTTACGGTGGACAGCAACATGATCTATACAGTACTGCGAAACCTTTTAGACAACGCGATTAAATACACCTGGCGCGGCGGGACGGTCACTATCAGGATTACTGCAAACAGATCGCTGGCCCGAATCGAAATCGAAGACTCAGGCATCGGAATGAGCAGCGAAGAAATCAAACAAGGGCACCTCTAA
- a CDS encoding IS110 family transposase, whose protein sequence is MEEKIRYVGIDLGKRTYQCAILDEKAKNQQFNGKADGIGLERLAKRLGNDDLVGLEAGNNAFNIARYLTDRVGCHVVVLNPGKLAMIYQSLKKTDREDAVQIARLLQRNPVEELPTVPLPTKKEEEERSVVAELATYKADRTRYINRLHSVFLDSGITTITKADLKTASNREKNVLTLLTGRHVREARRLIEMVAYCEAIIEDLEQETKQFLESEKNTGILMSVPGVGPATALAFIAYVGDGSRFANADQVANYAGLIPRVDSSGETHRMGPISKRGCAYLRRVIVQAAWSLVRSKSGGHLKEAYKTLITRKPKAVAIIAIARRLVKLLYTLVTKKTYYRYSQLKERLAKLKYHKLQIIGLGS, encoded by the coding sequence ATGGAAGAGAAGATTCGGTATGTAGGCATCGACCTTGGTAAACGGACTTACCAGTGTGCGATTCTCGATGAGAAAGCCAAGAATCAACAGTTCAATGGAAAAGCCGATGGGATTGGCTTAGAGCGACTTGCCAAGAGATTGGGTAATGATGATTTGGTAGGACTGGAAGCGGGGAACAATGCGTTCAATATTGCTCGATATCTGACTGACCGGGTTGGGTGCCATGTTGTTGTTCTGAACCCTGGGAAGCTTGCAATGATTTACCAATCGCTGAAAAAAACGGATAGGGAAGATGCAGTACAAATTGCCCGCCTGTTACAGCGGAACCCGGTAGAAGAATTGCCAACCGTACCGTTGCCAACGAAGAAAGAGGAAGAGGAGAGGTCAGTTGTAGCCGAACTGGCAACTTACAAAGCAGACCGAACAAGGTACATAAACCGGCTCCATAGTGTGTTTCTCGATTCGGGTATTACAACGATAACGAAAGCGGATCTAAAAACGGCATCGAACAGAGAGAAGAACGTATTGACCCTTCTTACCGGACGGCATGTTCGAGAAGCGAGGCGACTGATAGAAATGGTTGCCTACTGTGAAGCGATTATTGAAGATTTAGAACAGGAAACAAAGCAGTTCCTGGAATCCGAGAAGAACACTGGGATTCTCATGTCTGTCCCAGGAGTCGGTCCTGCTACCGCGTTGGCTTTTATTGCCTACGTAGGGGATGGAAGTCGATTTGCGAATGCAGATCAGGTGGCAAACTACGCAGGCCTCATACCTCGGGTCGATAGCTCTGGGGAAACTCATCGAATGGGGCCAATATCAAAGCGAGGATGTGCATATTTGCGCAGAGTGATCGTACAGGCAGCATGGTCACTGGTGCGTTCGAAAAGTGGGGGGCACTTGAAAGAGGCTTACAAAACTTTAATCACTCGAAAACCTAAAGCAGTAGCGATTATTGCCATTGCTCGGAGATTAGTAAAGCTTCTGTACACCTTGGTGACAAAGAAGACATATTATCGGTATAGCCAGCTTAAAGAGAGGCTTGCGAAGCTGAAATATCATAAATTACAAATTATTGGATTGGGGTCTTGA
- a CDS encoding CBS and ACT domain-containing protein → MTVGKRMTHNPITILPGDSVAKARKIMQREKIHRLPVVDKHGKLKGIVTEKDLLKASPSTATSLDVYEISELLSELEVESVMTSDPLTIDVDTPIEDAARIMAENNIGGLPIMKEGHLAGIITESDLFKLFVELFGARRSGIRATILIPEKRGELADIAVAIRDKGGNIISIGTFLGEDMTNALLTIKVEDMSKEDLIACLSPYVEEVRDVREV, encoded by the coding sequence ATGACTGTGGGTAAACGAATGACTCATAACCCGATAACGATACTGCCAGGCGATTCAGTAGCAAAGGCCCGTAAGATAATGCAGCGGGAAAAGATACACCGGCTCCCCGTGGTAGACAAACACGGGAAACTGAAAGGTATTGTGACGGAAAAAGACCTGTTGAAGGCTTCTCCTTCTACTGCGACATCTCTGGATGTATACGAGATTTCCGAACTTCTTTCGGAACTTGAGGTTGAATCGGTAATGACTTCAGATCCGCTCACCATAGATGTAGATACGCCCATCGAAGACGCTGCACGTATTATGGCGGAAAACAATATCGGAGGTCTTCCGATTATGAAAGAAGGCCACCTGGCGGGGATTATTACCGAATCCGACCTGTTCAAGCTCTTTGTGGAGCTCTTCGGCGCACGGCGCTCGGGGATCCGGGCCACCATACTGATTCCAGAAAAAAGAGGAGAATTGGCCGACATTGCTGTTGCGATACGCGATAAGGGAGGGAACATCATCTCCATCGGGACCTTCCTGGGAGAAGATATGACCAATGCCCTGCTGACCATAAAAGTTGAAGATATGAGCAAGGAGGATCTTATTGCCTGTTTATCTCCCTACGTTGAAGAAGTACGGGATGTCCGGGAGGTCTGA